A window of the Nibribacter ruber genome harbors these coding sequences:
- a CDS encoding phytoene desaturase family protein: protein MEKRDFDAVVVGSGPNGLSAAIALQEQGLSVLLVESKDTIGGGLRTKELTLPGFLHDVCSAIHPLAAESPYFKTLPLAQHGLEYIYPPVAAAHPFDGGTAAALLHSLPETALHLGKDRKAYEQLMTALVKDWPNLAPTVLGPLQFPKNPLAMAKFGIKAMSPATTLANLVFTTKKARGLWAGMAAHSIQPLSNMTTSAIGLVLLAQAHLHGWPLPKGGSQSIANALAAHFVSLGGKIETNYHVTSLKQLPSSHAVLLDVTPRQLLEIAGHSFSAIYQWQLKKYRYGMGVFKIDWALDGPVPFTAPECRQAGTVHLGNTLEEIALSEKLTSQGQYPEKPFALMAQQSVFDPSRAPQGKHTAWAYCHVPNGSTKDMTQAIENQIERFAPGFKDLILARHAFNTHQMEAYNPNYIGGDINGGIIDVGQLFTRPALRASPYRTSAKGIYLCSSSTPPGGGVHGMCGYYAADRALRDIFQLKAKVLR, encoded by the coding sequence TTGGAAAAACGGGATTTTGATGCAGTAGTGGTCGGCTCTGGGCCGAATGGCTTGTCGGCGGCCATTGCCTTGCAGGAACAGGGATTGTCTGTGCTGTTGGTGGAGTCCAAAGACACCATTGGCGGAGGCCTGCGCACCAAAGAACTAACCTTGCCGGGCTTTCTGCATGATGTCTGCTCAGCCATTCATCCCCTGGCCGCCGAGTCTCCTTATTTTAAAACGCTTCCCCTGGCCCAGCACGGGCTGGAATACATTTACCCACCGGTAGCGGCCGCGCACCCATTTGACGGCGGCACCGCCGCAGCGCTCCTGCATTCCTTACCAGAAACGGCGCTTCATCTGGGCAAGGACAGAAAAGCCTATGAGCAATTGATGACGGCTTTGGTGAAGGACTGGCCAAACTTGGCGCCAACCGTTCTGGGTCCACTGCAATTCCCGAAGAATCCATTGGCCATGGCGAAATTTGGCATCAAAGCGATGTCACCGGCCACTACTTTGGCGAACCTAGTCTTTACCACTAAAAAAGCAAGAGGACTGTGGGCGGGCATGGCGGCGCATTCTATTCAGCCTTTGTCTAATATGACCACCTCGGCCATTGGCTTGGTGTTGCTGGCGCAGGCGCATTTGCACGGCTGGCCGCTGCCCAAAGGCGGGTCGCAGAGCATTGCCAATGCCTTGGCAGCGCATTTCGTTTCCTTGGGCGGAAAGATTGAGACCAATTATCATGTTACTTCTTTAAAGCAATTACCCTCCTCTCATGCGGTGTTGCTGGATGTCACACCCAGGCAGTTGCTGGAGATTGCGGGTCATTCGTTTTCCGCCATTTACCAGTGGCAGTTGAAGAAGTACCGTTACGGCATGGGCGTATTCAAGATAGACTGGGCTTTGGACGGCCCGGTTCCCTTCACTGCACCCGAGTGTAGACAGGCCGGCACCGTGCATTTGGGCAACACCCTGGAGGAGATAGCGCTATCAGAAAAACTTACCTCACAAGGGCAGTACCCAGAAAAACCATTTGCCTTGATGGCCCAACAAAGTGTTTTTGACCCCAGCCGGGCGCCGCAAGGCAAGCACACCGCCTGGGCCTATTGCCATGTGCCCAACGGCTCCACTAAAGACATGACCCAGGCCATAGAAAACCAGATAGAACGGTTCGCGCCGGGGTTCAAAGACCTGATTCTAGCCCGCCATGCCTTCAACACCCACCAGATGGAAGCCTACAACCCCAACTACATCGGGGGCGACATCAACGGTGGCATCATTGACGTGGGGCAGTTGTTTACGCGTCCGGCACTTCGGGCCTCGCCGTACAGAACCTCGGCCAAAGGCATTTACCTCTGCTCTTCCTCCACTCCTCCCGGCGGTGGCGTACACGGCATGTGCGGCTATTACGCTGCAGACCGCGCCCTCAGAGACATCTTTCAATTAAAAGCGAAGGTGCTCCGCTAA